A part of Campylobacter ureolyticus ACS-301-V-Sch3b genomic DNA contains:
- a CDS encoding 2-isopropylmalate synthase: MDNKIIIFDTTLRDGEQSPGASMNTEEKLRLALQLEKLGVDVIEAGFAAASPGDYDAIEKIAQSVNKINVCSLARAVESDIKAAGMAVNPAKNKRIHTFIATSPIHMEFKLKKTPSEVIKIAQNAVKYAKTFTDDVEFSCEDAGRSEISFLKEIVDAAIEAGATIINLPDTVGYRLPNEIYNFIKIMSDYVANKAIISVHNHNDLGLATANSLFGVMAGARQVECTINGIGERAGNAALEEIVMAIKTRKDEFKGLYTDIVCKEIYKTSRLVSSITGMEPQANKSIVGKNAFLHESGIHQDGVLKHPETYEIIKASDIGLENDNIVLGKHSGRHAVKSKLEALGFELNDDELNAAFERFKILADQKKDIFDDDLRALITDEMIKIPEVFEVITLSSNSCNKGHSSASITIRNKDKIISDSALGNGSVDSIFKVVDRISNINGVLKDYQVKAVSSGKDAMAKATVKVQFEDKKAVLGSGLDVDTMLASAKAYVAALNSYFNLKK, from the coding sequence ATGGATAATAAAATAATTATATTTGATACCACACTAAGAGATGGCGAGCAAAGCCCTGGGGCTTCTATGAATACTGAAGAGAAGTTAAGATTAGCATTGCAGCTTGAGAAATTGGGCGTAGATGTTATTGAGGCAGGTTTTGCTGCTGCAAGTCCAGGGGACTATGATGCAATAGAAAAAATTGCTCAATCAGTTAATAAAATAAATGTTTGTTCTTTAGCAAGAGCTGTTGAAAGCGATATAAAAGCAGCAGGCATGGCTGTAAATCCAGCTAAAAATAAAAGAATTCACACTTTCATCGCCACAAGCCCAATTCATATGGAATTTAAACTTAAAAAAACACCAAGCGAAGTTATAAAAATCGCACAAAATGCCGTAAAGTATGCCAAGACTTTCACAGATGATGTAGAGTTTAGTTGTGAAGATGCGGGAAGAAGTGAAATAAGTTTTTTAAAAGAGATTGTTGATGCGGCTATTGAAGCAGGTGCAACCATTATAAATTTACCAGATACTGTTGGATATAGGCTTCCAAATGAAATTTATAATTTTATAAAAATAATGAGTGATTATGTTGCAAATAAAGCCATTATTTCAGTTCATAATCACAACGACTTAGGACTTGCTACTGCAAATAGTTTATTTGGAGTAATGGCTGGAGCTAGGCAAGTAGAGTGCACAATTAATGGAATTGGTGAAAGAGCTGGAAATGCTGCACTTGAAGAGATAGTCATGGCCATAAAAACTAGAAAAGATGAGTTTAAGGGACTTTATACAGATATAGTTTGCAAAGAAATTTATAAAACTAGTCGTTTAGTTTCTTCAATAACTGGAATGGAGCCACAAGCAAATAAATCAATTGTTGGTAAAAATGCATTCTTACATGAAAGCGGAATTCATCAAGATGGTGTTTTAAAGCATCCTGAAACCTATGAGATTATAAAAGCAAGTGACATTGGTCTTGAAAATGATAATATAGTGCTTGGAAAACACTCAGGAAGACATGCTGTAAAAAGCAAGCTTGAGGCTCTTGGATTTGAATTAAATGATGATGAGCTAAATGCAGCGTTTGAGAGATTTAAAATTTTAGCCGATCAAAAAAAAGATATTTTTGATGATGATTTAAGGGCTTTAATAACTGATGAGATGATAAAAATACCTGAAGTTTTTGAAGTTATAACACTAAGTTCAAACTCATGCAATAAAGGACACTCAAGTGCAAGCATTACAATAAGAAATAAAGATAAAATAATAAGCGATTCAGCTCTTGGAAATGGCTCTGTGGATTCTATCTTTAAAGTAGTTGATAGGATTTCAAACATTAATGGTGTTTTAAAAGATTATCAAGTAAAAGCAGTAAGTAGTGGAAAAGATGCTATGGCAAAAGCAACTGTAAAAGTTCAGTTTGAAGATAAAAAAGCTGTTTTGGGAAGTGGGCTTGATGTTGATACTATGCTTGCTAGCGCAAAAGCCTATGTTGCTGCACTAAACAGCTATTTTAATTTAAAAAAATAA